A part of Crassostrea angulata isolate pt1a10 chromosome 5, ASM2561291v2, whole genome shotgun sequence genomic DNA contains:
- the LOC128183891 gene encoding uncharacterized protein LOC128183891 produces MNDITFSEHSIIESQEYESSLDHSVKTDRLTESLRELSRFEDSGDISGSNHDVFSFCDDTPPTVQAFDLREEDLFEESSEISKELSLISSDLQTSGCSTESEPFGNLHFIEPLMTSTPRKQKVASLSKTKLQKKKISRSTIKKAFSEQCDCPKKCTRQSFFTRDLIENCHSTLWCLNAKERPRWFQKKFEDFQSVKEGKFHFILHGHGVCLKSWLIAHGIKKSIYYKERKTWMTRDEGPLSSVRKLTSEKRLHAINWFGEYIAMRGENPPHIQEIWLPFGLRKNEVYSRYEVETEEESRDRVSYQTFLNIWKDHFSHVKIKQSNLFTRCTTCDKLDRELHKQLNPEKKRDIFIKKQEHLHRQMKEKSAYYRRKTVSRRRPDRYISLIIDGMDQSKTNIPHFKGRPSKAFAATKQLNVHVTGVLSHGLNKKYLFTDLHQYKHDSNLTLNVLMKVLWNHSKGKSLPPVLYLQADNCFRENKNKFVLSFLELLVRRRIFYEVQLSFLHVGHTHEDIDQMFSVIADNLRHKDAATLPEMSDILYSAEELRGCFDISGWLSPCLKGVKYHTRTNTFRYRLNEMTGDVHIYYRKNVDHSWKTLNGSFFKQRVDGSIMMPTAAPPLLLASFEKIDIQNIKKSLSIWSKMMSVSENTWWEKFISLLGQSQGNTNSYSRKGAIWYLPKIPNYNPHALQDTENNHPAVPEDLQRLLTNEDENPEVFLSD; encoded by the exons ATGAATGATATAACTTTTTCTGAGCATTCTATAATTGAATCTCAGGAATATGAATCATCATTGGATCACAGTGTTAAAACTGATCGTTTAACAGAATCACTGAGGGAACTGTCCAGATTTGAAGATTCTGGTGATATTTCTGGTTCCAACCATGATGTATTTTCTTTCTGTGATGATACACCGCCTACTGTTCAAGCATTTGATTTACGCGAAGAAGATTTGTTTGAAGAATCAAGTGAGATTAGTAAAGAACTATCGCTTATATCATCTGATTTACAAACAAGTGGATGTTCCACCGAATCGGAACCATTTGGAAATTTACATTTCATTGAGCCTTTAATGACCAGTACTCCAAGGAAGCAAAAAG TTGCATCGTTATCAAAAACTAAACTTCAAAAGAAAAAGATCTCCAGAAGCACTATAAAAAAGGCATTTTCAGAACAATGTGATTGCCCGAAGAAATGTACTAGGCAAAGCTTTTTTACAAGggatttaattgaaaattgccATTCCACATTATGGTGTTTAAATGCTAAAGAAAGACCAAGGTGGTTCCAGAAAAAGTTTGAAGACTTCCAAAGTGTAAAAGAAggaaaatttcatttcattctcCATGGTCATGGGGTATGCCTGAAAAGTTGGTTGATTGCACATGGGatcaaaaaatcaatatacTACAAGGAAAGAAAAACTTGGATGACCAGAGACGAAGGACCACTCTCTTCGGTCAGAAAATTAACATCAGAAAAAAGACTTCATGCCATTAACTGGTTTGGGGAATACATTGCAATGAGAGGAGAAAATCCTCCacatattcaagaaatttggcTTCCCTTTGGTTTAAGGAAAAATGAAGTTTATTCAAGATATGAAGTGGAAACTGAAGAAGAAAGCAGAGACAGAGTATCttatcaaacatttttaaacatttggaaGGATCACTTTtcacatgtaaaaattaaacaG AGCAACTTGTTCACAAGATGTACTACATGTGACAAGCTTGACAGAGAACTTCACAAACAGCTTAACCCAGAGAAAAAAAGGGACATTTTTATCAAGAAGCAAGAACATCTTCACAGACAAAT gAAAGAAAAATCTGCATATTACCGAAGAAAAACTGTTAGCAGACGAAGACCAGATAGATATATAAGCCTCATTATAGATGGGATGGACCAATCCAAGACAAACATTCCCCATTTTAAGGGGAGACCAAGCAAG GCATTTGCAGCAACAAAGCAACTAAATGTACACGTTACTGGAGTTTTAAGCCAcggtttgaataaaaaatatctgtTTACAGACCTACACCAGTACAAGCATGATTCCAATCTCACATTGAACGTTTTGATGAAAGTACTTTGGAATCACTCAAAG GGAAAATCATTGCCACCCGTTCTGTATCTACAAGCAGACAACTGTTTCAGAGAAAACAAGAACAAGTTTGTGCTGTCTTTCTTAGAGCTTTTAGTCAGGCGTCGGATTTTTTATgag GTGCAGCTTTCCTTTCTTCATGTTGGGCATACCCATGAAGATATTGATCAGATGTTCAGTGTCATTGCTGATAATCTCAGGCACAAAGATGCTGCCACACTCCCAGAGATGAGTGACATACTCTACAGTGCAGAAGAACTGAGAGGCTGTTTTGACATATCTGGATGGTTATCTCCATGCTTAAAAGGAGTTAAATACCACACAAGGACAAATACATTCAG GTATAGACTCAATGAAATGACCGGAGATGTCCACATCTACTACAGAAAGAATGTGGACCATTCATGGAAGACTTTGAACGGCAGTTTCTTTAAACAAAGGGTTGACGGATCCATAATGATGCCAACAGCTGCACCACCTTTGTTGTTGGCATCATTTGAAAAGATCGATATccaaaatattaagaaaagcTTGTCGATTTGGTCAAAGATGATGTCCGTATCAGAAAATACATGGTGGGAAAAGTTCATTTCATTGTTGGGTCAAAGTCAAGGAAATACAAATAGTTATTCAAGGAAAGGGGCAATTTGGTATCTACCCAAGATTCCCAACTATAACCCACATGCCCTTCAGGACACGGAAAACAACCATCCTGCTGTCCCTGAAGATTTACAGAGACTGCTTACAAATGAAGATGAAAATCCAGAG GTCTTCTTGAGTGATTAG